The Chrysiogenia bacterium DNA segment TGCTGACCGATCCGGCCGAGGCCTATCTGCGCGCATGGAGCGACCGCGAGCTCATCGTCGCCGTGGGAACGAGCCTGGCCTGCGCGGCCGCCGCTGTAGGGATCGGCACCGCCCTTGCCGTCCCGCTGGCCTACCTGCTCGAACGCAAGGAATTTCGCGGAAAAGGCCTCGTCCAGGCCTCTCTGGCCCTGCCGCTCATCGTCCCCCACCCCGTTGTCGGCATCGCCCTGCTGCTGGTTTTCTCCAAGCGCCGCCTGCTGGGCGCCATTCTCGAGGGGAGGCTGGGTATTGAGATTGTCGGCGCGGCGCCGGGCATCGTGCTGGCCATGCTCTTCGTCTCTGCTCCGCTCATCGTGCGCGCCGCGCAGGAGGGCTTTCGCGGCGTGGATTTTCGGCTCGAAAAGGTCGCCCAGAGCCTTGGCGCCTCTCCGGGGCAGGCGTTCTGGCACGTGGCGCTTCCGGGTGCGCGGCCCGCGATCTTCTCGGGCGCCGCAGCGGCTTTTGCCCGCGCGGTCTCGGAGTTCGGCTCCATTGCCGTGCTCGCCTATTTCCCAAAGACCGCGCCCGTGCTGATCTGGGATCGCTTTACCACCTACGGCCTGCGCGGCGCCCTGCCCGCGACGGCCTTTCTGCTCATGCTGAGCCTCGTCATCTTCTGGCTGGTTCCGCTCTTTGCCAAACGGAGGCGCTTCCTTGATCGCAATTGATCAACTCGAAGTGATCCGCCGGGGCTTTACCCTGGGGCCACTCGACCTCACGGTTGGGAGCGGGGAGTATTTCGTGCTGCTGGGCCCCTCGGGCTCGGGCAAGACGACGCTGCTCGAATGGATCGCGGGCTTCGTCACCTCCGACCGGGGCACGCTGCAACTGGGCGAGCAGGATGCGACGCACCTTCCGCCGCAACAGCGCGCGCTGGGCGTCGTCTATCAGGACTCGGCGCTCTTCCCGAACATGAGCGTGCGCGAGAATTTGAGTTTTGCGCTGCGCATGCGCGGCGAGAGCGAAGCGGCCTGCAAGCGCAGCGTCGAACAGACCGCCGAGCGCCTGCACATCAGCCACCGCCTCGACGCGCCCATCCATGCCATCTCGGGCGGCGAGAAACGCAGGGTCGCGCTGGGCCGCGCGCTGGTGGCGGAACGAAAGATTCTGCTCCTCGATGAGCCGCTCACCGGACTCGATCCGGCCCTGCGCCGC contains these protein-coding regions:
- a CDS encoding ABC transporter permease yields the protein MRLYLAFSLISAALLAFWVGPLLAVLLTDPAEAYLRAWSDRELIVAVGTSLACAAAAVGIGTALAVPLAYLLERKEFRGKGLVQASLALPLIVPHPVVGIALLLVFSKRRLLGAILEGRLGIEIVGAAPGIVLAMLFVSAPLIVRAAQEGFRGVDFRLEKVAQSLGASPGQAFWHVALPGARPAIFSGAAAAFARAVSEFGSIAVLAYFPKTAPVLIWDRFTTYGLRGALPATAFLLMLSLVIFWLVPLFAKRRRFLDRN